Proteins encoded together in one Vigna angularis cultivar LongXiaoDou No.4 chromosome 5, ASM1680809v1, whole genome shotgun sequence window:
- the LOC108339988 gene encoding uncharacterized protein LOC108339988, producing the protein MEFCPTCGNMLQFELPYLDRPSRFFCSACPYVCHVNNRVKIKRKQRLVKKEIEPIISPDDMKNAPKTEATCPYCGHGEAAFKEFQTRSADEPATLFYRCLNDTCQKQWRED; encoded by the exons ATGGAGTTCTGCCCTACATGTGGTAACATGCTGCAGTTTGAATTGCCCTATTTGGATCGGCCTTCAAGATTTTTTTGTTCTGCTTGTCCATATGTTTGCCACGTCAACAATAGG GTCAAGATCAAAAGAAAGCAAAGGTTggtgaaaaaagaaatagagcCTATAATCTCCCCAGATGACATGAAGAATGCTCCAAAAACTGAGG CGACATGCCCATATTGCGGTCATGGCGAAGCTGCTTTCAAAGAATTTCAGACTAGATCTGCTGATGAGCCAGCAACTCTATTTTATCGTTGCTTGAATGATACATGTCAAAAACAATGGCGCGAAGATTGA